In a genomic window of Melanotaenia boesemani isolate fMelBoe1 chromosome 1, fMelBoe1.pri, whole genome shotgun sequence:
- the gnpnat1 gene encoding glucosamine 6-phosphate N-acetyltransferase, with protein MLLDETPLFEPSLLQELDWSSNTVSFSPPISPSSPGEGLMLRPLCLADFNRGFFKVLSQLTKTGNVTPEQFAKKFEHMKMTGDYYVVVVEDTNLGEIVATATLITEHKFIHACAKRGRVEEVVVTDVCRGKQLGKLLVSTLTLLSKKLNCYKITLECAPKNVGFYQKFGYAAADDTYMQCRFFD; from the exons ATGCTGCTGGACGAGACTCCACTTTTTGAGCCCTCTCTGCTACAGGAGTTAGACTGGAGTAGCAACACTGTCTCCTTCTCTCCCCCCATCTCACCATCCAGTCCAGGAGAAGGCCTCATGCTCCGGCCGCTGTGCTTGGCAGATTTCAATAGAG GATTCTTCAAGGTTTTATCTCAACTCACCAAAACCGGCAATGTCACACCAGAGCAGTTTGCCA AGAAGTTTGAACATATGAAGATGACGGGAGACTACTACGTTGTCGTGGTGGAGGATACGAATCTGGGAGAGATTGTTGCTACGGCCACACTGATCACTGAACACAAATTCATTCACGCCTGTGCAAAG aGGGGCCGTGTGGAGGAGGTAGTTGTCACAGATGTGTGCAGAGGGAAGCAGCTGGGGAAACT ATTAGTTTCAACTCTTACTCTTCTCAGCAAAAAACTGAATTGCTACAAAATCACTCTGGAatgtgcacccaaaaatgtgggTTTCTACCAAAAGTTTGGCTACGCTGCTGCAGACGACACGTACATGCAGTGCAGATTCTTCGACTGA